One genomic region from Rosa rugosa chromosome 1, drRosRugo1.1, whole genome shotgun sequence encodes:
- the LOC133724632 gene encoding auxilin-related protein 2-like — MNDFSGLLNSDYGFKPSGKSAPMSSSSKPPAFDLGSTGPSSRSTRTSNSFNGSFSDDRDPIFGAPKAQDFENIFGGSARFSTNSEAFNLDSIYGGGGPADSASSKVADSGPVFDKPVYDEDIFDGVAGLKSSAANDIFSSTVTSPPPPPRGSDSSAFDDLLGGFGKAEPAASSSKSSSSQKADVGVPPGFDELLPGFGASSSPQTERSNSEANWPPEATANVSKTTTSKVIGDPFGVAGQFNDPLEEISRLSNSGSLKADNPSVDNGRAFDDIDPFDGLGKSVPAFSSGRSFRGKDSGNLKADTSTNNGRGSTGKESTKSSVRSPDNQSQRKVPVGNHWDPHQTFFDMPSVSTDSHKSAGQTMSPPSYVNAKEANVPVDRSSRSEENLDSSDNVWLTVSEIPLMTQPTSAPPPSRPPPPRPVQVSKPRMSSPASTNSRKKSSESSTEFFQAPKSASAAARSSGVSSVDELGDFGMGKSQTNFDEHANGLSGEESERNSVTDAVKEAMDKAEFKMRQAKERGSTKSARSKEAQEKEKERLQRESEEEDMEQRRLEKERETERVWEDKEREQRKLEKERERARVMEEKNRQAVERATREARERAAAEAHSKAERAKTERAAVDRANAEARARAERAAVQRAQSEARERAAAEAKLRAEKAAAEARERANAEAKEREARERTAAARSEAEARTRSERAAVERAAAEARERANAAARASQQRNENDLENFFNMGRASSAPRPRANSSDPFDAHFQNRQQPEVPKTSTSSNIKKASSTTNIVDDLSSIFGAAPSSNEFQEVEGETEERRRARLERHQRTKERTVKALAEKNERDLQAQREQAERHRIAETLDVEIKRWAAGKEGNLRALLSTMQYVLWPECGWQPVSLTDMINAAQVKKVYRKATLCIHPDKVQQKGANLQQKYVAEKVFDLLKEAWNKFNSEELF, encoded by the exons ATGAACGACTTCTCGGGTCTCTTAAACTCCGATTACGGCTTCAAGCCCTCCGGCAAATCGGCCCCaatgtcttcttcttcaaagccCCCAGCTTTCGATCTCGGATCCACCGGACCCTCCTCCAGATCAACTCGCACCTCCAATTCCTTCAACGGGTCCTTCTCCGACGATCGCGACCCGATCTTCGGAGCCCCGAAAGCCCAAGACTTTGAGAACATCTTCGGCGGCTCGGCCAGGTTCTCCACCAATTCCGAAGCTTTCAACTTGGATTCCATCTACGGCGGCGGTGGGCCCGCTGACTCCGCCTCCTCCAAGGTCGCCGATTCCGGCCCCGTTTTCGACAAGCCGGTTTACGACGAGGACATTTTCGACGGCGTTGCGGGGCTGAAGAGCTCAGCCGCGAACGACATTTTCTCCTCGACGGTGacgtcgccgccgccgccgccgcggGGGAGTGATAGTAGTGCGTTTGATGACCTTCTCGGTGGGTTTGGCAAGGCTGAGCCGGCGGCGTCGTCGTCGAAAAGCTCTAGCTCACAGAAAGCTGACGTGGGTGTGCCGCCGGGTTTCGATGAATTGTTACCTGGATTTGGAGCTAGTAGCAGCCCCCAAACTGAAAG GTCAAACTCAGAAGCCAACTGGCCCCCAGAGGCAACTGCCAATGTGAGTAAAACAACAACTTCCAAGGTGATTGGCGATCCTTTTGGAGTAGCAGGCCAGTTTAATGACCCCTTGGAGGAAATAAGTAGACTTTCTAATTCTGGAAGCTTGAAGGCTGATAACCCGTCTGTTGATAACGGGCGAGCATTTGATGATATAGATCCCTTTGATGGCCTTGGGAAGTCGGTCCCCGCATTTTCTTCAGGGAGGAGTTTCAGGGGAAAGGATAGTGGTAATTTAAAGGCAGATACAAGCACAAATAATGGCAGAGGTTCAACTGGTAAAGAATCAACCAAGTCTTCTGTGAGAAGTCCAGATAACCAGTCTCAGAGGAAGGTTCCTGTTGGAAATCATTGGGATCCTCATCAGACCTTTTTTGACATGCCTTCAGTTTCGACTGATTCTCACAAATCTGCAGGTCAAACTATGTCTCCACCTTCGTATGTAAATGCCAAGGAAGCAAATGTACCGGTGGATAGGTCTTCAAGATCTGAAGAAAACTTGGATTCATCAGATAATGTATGGCTTACGGTATCAGAGATCCCTCTAATGACTCAGCCTACTAGTGCTCCACCACCTTCAAGACCACCTCCTCCAAGACCTGTGCAGGTTTCAAAGCCAAGAATGAGTTCTCCTGCTTCTACAAATTCAAGAAAGAAGTCTAGTGAATCCTCTACTGAGTTCTTTCAGGCTCCAAAATCAGCCTCTGCTGCAGCTAGGAGCTCTGGTGTTTCTTCAGTTGACGAACTTGGCGATTTTGGCATGGGAAAGAGCCAAACTAACTTTGATGAACATGCAAATGGTCTTTCGGGTGAAGAATCGGAGCGGAACTCAGTTACTGATGCTGTGAAGGAGGCTATGGATAAAGCTGAGTTTAAAATGAGGCAGGCAAAAGAGAGAGGAAGTACAAAGTCTGCGAGAAGTAAAGAAGCACAGGAGAAGGAAAAAGAACGGCTGCAGAGGGAGAGCGAAGAGGAAGATATGGAACAGAGGAGACTggagaaagagagggaaactGAGAGGGTGTGGGAAGACAAAGAAAGAGAGCAAAGGAAACTTGAGAAGGAAAGGGAGAGAGCCAGGGTGATGGAGGAGAAGAACAGACAAGCTGTGGAAAGAGCTACTAGGGAAGCACGTGAGAGAGCGGCAGCTGAAGCTCACAGTAAGGCTGAAAGGGCTAAAACAGAGAGAGCTGCTGTTGACAGGGCAAATGCTGAAGCTAGAGCACGTGCTGAAAGGGCTGCAGTTCAGAGAGCTCAATCTGAAGCTCGGGAAAGGGCTGCAGCAGAAGCAAAGTTAAGAGCAGAAAAGGCTGCTGCAGAAGCCAGAGAAAGAGCTAATGCAGAAGCTAAGGAGAGGGAAGCAAGGGAGAGAACTGCTGCAGCAAGGTCTGAAGCTGAAGCTCGAACAAGATCGGAGCGTGCTGCGGTGGAAAGGGCTGCTGCAGAGGCCCGAGAAAGGGCTAATGCTGCTGCGAGGGCGAGCCAACAAAGGAATGAAAATGATCTTGAGAACTTTTTCAACATGGGTCGGGCTAGCAGTGCGCCACGACCCAGGGCTAACTCATCG GATCCTTTTGATGCCCATTTTCAGAACAGGCAACAGCCTGAAGTGCCGAAGACATCAACTTCCTCAAACATAAAGAAAGCGTCTTCAACCACAAATATTGTTGATGATCTTTCATCAATTTTTGGAG CTGCTCCATCATCTAATGAGTTCCAAGAAGTTGAAGGAGAAACTGAAGAAAGGCGAAGAGCCAGGTTGGAACGACACCAAAGGACCAAGGAGCGTACG GTGAAAGCACTTGCTGAAAAGAACGAGCGAGACCTTCAAGCCCAAAGAGAACAAGCTGAGAGACAT AGAATTGCTGAAACACTAGATGTTGAGATTAAGCGCTGGGCTGCAGGAAAAGAAGGAAATTTACGTGCTCTGCTGTCAACTATGCAATAT GTACTGTGGCCTGAATGTGGTTGGCAGCCAGTTTCCTTGACTGATATGATTAATGCTGCCCAAGTGAAGAAAGTATATAGAAAGGCAACTTTGTGTATTCATCCTGATAAGGTACAACAGAAAGGTGCCAATCTTCAACAGAAGTATGTAGCTGAGAAGGTGTTCGACCTCCTTAAG GAAGCTTGGAACAAGTTCAATTCAGAGGAGCTATTTTGA
- the LOC133724635 gene encoding probable glucan 1,3-alpha-glucosidase: MKKTQTMKNLTLLLLLLLLLTCHLSPVLSWKKDEFRNCNQTPFCKRARARNPGSTSLTAQDAAISDGELTAKLVLKRIEQQETTPDQIKPLLLTLSAYQDGILRLRIDELDPPRKRFEVPDVVLPEFEGKKLWLQRLSTETIDGDAAPSSVVFLSDGYEAVLRHDPFEVYVREKRGNRVISVNSNGLFDFEQLREKGEGEDWEERFRGHTDKRPYGPQSISFDVSFYGADHVYGIPERASSFALKPTRGPGVEESEPYRLFNLDVFEYIHDSPFGLYGSIPFMISHGKARGTSGFFWLNAAEMQIDVLGNGWDAEAGIALPSSQSRIDTFWMSEAGIVDAFFFVGPGPKDVARQYASVTGTPAMPQLFAVAYHQCRWNYRDEEDVEQVDSKFDEHDIPYDVLWLDIEHTDGKRYFTWDRMLFPHPEEMQRKLAAKGRHMVTIVDPHIKRDDSYFLHREATEKGYYVKDANGNDYDGWCWPGSSSYLDMLRPEVRSWWATKFSTENYVGSTPSLYIWNDMNEPSVFNGPEVTMPRDAVHRGDAEHREVHNAYGYYFHMATADGLVQRGDGKDRPFVLSRAVFAGSQRHGAIWTGDNTAEWDHLRVSVPMILTLGLTGISFSGADVGGFFGNPEPELLVRWYQLGAYYPFFRGHAHHDTKRREPWLFGEKNTQRMREAIHTRYMLLPYFYTLFREANTSGVPVARPLWMEFPSEEATFTNDEALMIGSSLLVQGIYTEHAKHTSVYLPGKESWYDVKTGAAYKGGKTHKLDVNEEGIPAFQRAGTIIPRKDRFRRSSTQMVNDPYTLVIALNSSQAAEGELYVDDGKSFEFQQGSYIHRRFVFADGKLTSLNLAPGQTQFSSECVIERIILQGLSTGQKSALIEPANQKAEIEQGPLLLHSRQGPTVLTIRKPNVRIADDWVIKIF; this comes from the exons ATGAAGAAGACCCAGACGATGAAGAACCTcactcttctccttctcctccttctcctcctcacCTGTCACCTCTCCCCAGTTCTCTCATGGAAAAAAGACGAGTTCCGAAACTGTAACCAAACCCCTTTCTGCAAACGAGCCCGAGCCCGCAACCCCGGCTCGACCTCCCTCACAGCCCAAGACGCCGCCATCTCCGACGGCGAGCTCACTGCCAAGCTCGTCCTCAAGAGAATCGAACAACAAGAAACAACCCCCGATCAAATCAAGCCCTTGCTCCTCACTCTCTCCGCTTATCAAGACGGGATCTTGCGCCTCAGGATCGACGAGCTCGATCCGCCCCGGAAGCGCTTCGAGGTCCCCGACGTCGTTTTGCCGGAGTTCGAGGGCAAGAAGCTCTGGCTGCAGAGGCTTTCGACCGAGACGATCGACGGCGACGCGGCTCCGTCGTCGGTCGTGTTCTTGTCCGACGGCTACGAGGCGGTGCTGCGGCACGATCCGTTCGAGGTTTACGTCCGCGAGAAGAGGGGTAATCGTGTAATTTCCGTGAATTCCAATGGCTTATTTGATTTTGAGCAGCTgagagagaagggagagggTGAGGATTGGGAAGAGAGGTTTAGAGGGCACACGGATAAGAGGCCCTACGGCCCTCAGTCCATTAGTTTTGATGTGTCCTTTTATGGGGCTGATCATGTTTATGGTATCCCTGAGCGTGCTTCAAGCTTTGCTTTGAAGCCCACTAGAGGTCCCGGGGTTGAGGAATCTGAACCCTATAGACTGTTTAACTTGGACGTGTTTGAGTATATTCATGATTCCCCATTCGGGCTTTACGGCTCGATTCCATTCATGATTTCCCACGGCAAGGCCCGAGGGACTTCCGGGTTCTTTTGGTTGAATGCTGCTGAAATGCAGATTGATGTTCTTGGGAACGGGTGGGATGCCGAGGCCGGCATTGCTCTCCCTTCGTCGCAGAGTAGGATTGACACGTTTTGGATGAGTGAGGCCGGTATTGTGGATGCTTTCTTTTTCGTGGGACCGGGGCCAAAGGATGTAGCGCGTCAGTATGCGAGTGTGACTGGCACGCCCGCAATGCCGCAGCTTTTTGCGGTGGCGTATCACCAATGTAGGTGGAATTATAGAGACGAGGAGGATGTGGAGCAAGTTGATTCTAAGTTTGATGAGCATGATATTCCGTATGATGTTTTGTGGCTTGATATTGAGCACACGGACGGGAAGAGGTATTTTACATGGGATAGGATGCTTTTCCCGCACCCGGAGGAGATGCAGAGGAAGTTGGCTGCTAAGGGTAGGCACATGGTTACTATTGTGGACCCTCATATTAAGCGAGATGACTCGTACTTTTTGCACAGGGAGGCCACAGAAAAAGGCTATTATGTTAAGGATGCCAATGGGAATGATTACGATGGGTGGTGCTGGCCTGGTTCATCATCATATTTGGATATGTTGAGGCCAGAGGTTAGGTCCTGGTGGGCTACAAAGTTCTCTACTGAAAATTATGTTGGTTCAACTCCCTCCTTGTACATCTGGAATGACATGAATGAGCCTTCTGTCTTCAATGGTCCTGAG GTTACAATGCCTAGAGATGCTGTACATCGAGGAGATGCAGAACACCGGGAGGTACATAACGCCTATGGTTACTACTTTCACATGGCTACAGCAGATGGGCTTGTTCAGCGAGGTGATGGAAAGGATAGGCCATTTGTTTTATCGAGAGCAGTATTTGCTGGAAGTCAAAGGCATGGAGCAATATGGACGGGAGATAATACAGCTGAATGGGATCACCTCAGGGTTTCAGTTCCGATGATTTTGACTCTTGGTCTTACTGGGATATCATTTTCTg GTGCTGATGTGGGTGGGTTTTTTGGCAATCCGGAACCTGAGTTGTTAGTTCGTTGGTATCAATTAGGAGCCTACTATCCTTTCTTTAGAGGTCATGCTCATCATGACACCAAAAGACGAGAACCATGGTTATTTGG AGAAAAAAACACTCAACGTATGAGGGAGGCTATACACACCCGTTACATGTTGCTTCCATACTTTTACACATTATTCAGAGAGGCAAACACCAGTGGTGTTCCAGTTGCTCGTCCATTGTGGATGGAGTTTCCTTCCGAGGAGGCTACTTTCACAAATGATGAGGCTCTCATGATTGGAAGCAGTCTTTTGGTACAAGGGATCTATACAGAG CACGCAAAACATACTTCAGTTTATTTGCCTGGGAAAGAATCATGGTATGATGTGAAAACTGGAGCAGCTTACAAGGGAGGTAAGACCCATAAGCTGGACGTTAATGAAGAGGGTATTCCTGCTTTCCAGAGGGCTGGGACTATCATACCACGGAAAGACCGATTTCGTCGGAGTTCCACCCAGATGGTGAACGATCCATACACTCTG GTGATAGCACTGAATAGTTCACAAGCCGCTGAAGGTGAACTCTATGTGGATGATGGAAAAAGCTTCGAGTTTCAGCAAGGATCCTATATCCATCGGCGCTTTGTTTTCGCAGATGGGAAGCTTACATCTCTTAATCTGGCACCTGGACAAACCCAATTTTCTTCAGAATGTGTTATTGAGAGGATTATTCTGCAAGGACTGTCTACTGGGCAAAAGAGTGCGCTAATTGAACCGGCAAATCAAAAGGCTGAGATTGAACAGGGCCCGCTTCTCCTTCATTCAAGGCAAGGACCAACAGTGTTAACGATTCGTAAGCCTAATGTTCGAATAGCAGATGATTGGGTCATAAAAATATTTTAG